One region of Trachemys scripta elegans isolate TJP31775 chromosome 8, CAS_Tse_1.0, whole genome shotgun sequence genomic DNA includes:
- the MFAP3 gene encoding microfibril-associated glycoprotein 3: MKLSCYLLALIVSASLPAAFALENVAANRTITPGSRSISLTASLHPVFRVLANSAAHHDIIAKEGASALIECKLNISQYEFILWYNSKAQLLSERDEGGRWLIIDGILNITSVTFGDRGRYTCAAITRNGTAYYTVTLRVIFTSGDMSIYYMIVCLVAFTIILILNITRLCMMSSHLRKTEKAINEFFRTEGAEKLQKAFEIAKRIPIITSAKTLELAKVTQFKTMEFARYIEELARSIPLPPLILNCRAFMEEIFEAVRVDDPDEVGEETKQTQALTTQDAIYPINPELKRSNSPAGDSDDGSMNEQGQEIAVQVSVHLQSEIQSIDTVSHESCHSLPSEEEVC, translated from the exons ATGAAGCTCAGTTGTTACCTGTTAGCTTTGATTGTTAGTGCTAGTCTGCCTGCTGCTTTTGCACTGGAAAATGTAGCTGCTAACAGGACAATTACACCTGGGTCAAGATCCATTTCTCTGACTGCTTCACTTCATCCAGTCTTCCGAGTCTTGGCAAATTCTGCAGCACATCATGATATCATAGCAAAGGAGGGGGCCAGTGCTTTAATTGAATGTAAACTGAACATCAGCCAGTATGAATTTATCCTTTGGTACAATTCAAAAGCACAGCTGCTCAGTGAAAGAGATGAAG GTGGAAGATGGTTGATCATTGACGGAATCCTTAACATTACCAGTGTAACTTTTGGTGACCGCGGGCGGTACACTTGTGCAGCCATTACTCGTAATGGCACCGCCTACTACACAGTCACCCTGAGGGTTATCTTCACATCGGGGGACATGAGCATCTACTACATGATTGTGTGTCTGGTTGCCTTCACAATCATCCTCATTTTAAATATCACCCGTCTGTGTATGATGAGCAGCCACCTCCGCAAGACAGAGAAGGCCATCAATGAGTTCTTCAGGACAGAAGGGGCTGAAAagcttcagaaagcctttgagatcGCCAAGCGCATTCCGATCATCACATCTGCCAAAACCTTAGAGCTGGCCAAAGTCACCCAGTTTAAGACCATGGAATTTGCTCGATACATTGAAGAGCTTGCTAGAAGCATCCCTCTCCCACCTCTGATCCTGAACTGTAGGGCATTCATGGAGGAGATCTTCGAAGCAGTGCGAGTTGATGATCCTGATGAAGTTGGCGAGGAAACCAAACAGACCCAGGCCCTTACTACCCAAGATGCAATCTACCCCATCAACCCAGAGCTCAAGCGCAGTAATTCACCAGCAGGGGACTCGGATGATGGCTCCATGAATGAGCAGGGTCAAGAAATAGCAGTCCAGGTATCGGTCCACCTTCAGTCAGAAATACAAAGCATTGACACTGTTTCCCATGAGAGCTGCCATTCTTTACCTTCCGAAGAAGAGGTCTGCTGA
- the FAM114A2 gene encoding protein FAM114A2 isoform X1, producing the protein MAEKDGSESLKAGASQKDETGQRAEEAGSVQSSGREEDEPEPVALTRKRPEAKPSSEPITTGEPVDQALKVSDSTDASQTGWGYWGSWGKSLLSTASATVATVGQGISNVIEKAETSLGIPSPSEISSEAKVVTGGSQSSEASSTGGVEDSSSSPISGAFGVLSTLSTAVQSTGKSVISGGLDALEFIGKKTMDVIAEGDPGFKKTKGLMNRNSTLSQVLREAKEKEEQRTATEVTMATEKKAHYGLLFDEFQGLSHLEALEMLSRESDSKVKSVINALSGEELDMLKVELEQLKEAFSLAEFYDDEEEEKKGDEDFTKEITALFFELQVSAKPDKLAVARRSAREWIERLNVEAPKEGEMSEENQQLDSGDADQDAQTSVEDIHAFAIRSLAELTAYSIEMFHKTAALVLHGQKQEVSATGRAKALSQMTIVLCKELSSLSKEFTTCLTTAGVKEKADVLNPLITGVFLEASNSASYIQDAFQLLLPVLQISLIQTRTELSQQ; encoded by the exons ATGGCTGAAAAAGATGGCAGTGAAAGTCTAAAGGCAGGTGCCTCCCAGAAGGATGAGACTGGCCAGAGAGCGGAGGAAGCTGGGTCCGTGCAGAGCAGCGGTAGGGAAGAGGATGAACCTGAACCTGTGGCTCTGACTCGGAAAAGACCCGAAGCCAAACCCTCCAGCGAGCCTATTACTACAGGAGAGCCAGTGGATCAAGCCCTGAAA GTATCTGATTCCACTGATGCCTCTCAGACGGGATGGGGATACtgggggagctggggaaagtcacttcTCTCCACTGCCTCGGCCACAGTAGCTACAGTAG GACAAGGTATTTCGAATGTCATCGAAAAAGCAGAGACGTCCCTTGGGATTCCCAGCCCTAGTGAAATCTCATCAGAGGCCAAAGTTGTTACAGGAG GAAGCCAGAGTTCTGAAGCAAGCAGTACAGGTGGAGTTGAGGACAGCAGTTCCTCGCCCATCAGTGGAGCTTTCGGAGTTTTATCCACTCTTTCTACAGCTGTTCAAAGCaca GGGAAAAGTGTTATTAGTGGAGGTTTGGATGCCTTGGAATTCATTGGAAAGAAGACAATGGATGTGATAGCTGAAGGAGACCCTGGATTCAAGAAAACAAAGGGCTTAATGAACAGGAATTCTACACTATCCCAG GTCTTGCGAGAGGcaaaggagaaagaagagcagcGGACAGCTACCGAGGTTACCATGGCTACTGAGAAGAAAGCCCATTATGGGTTACTCTTTGATGAGTTTCAGGGTCTTTCACATCTGGAAGCCTTGGAGATGCTTTCCAGAGAGAGTGATTCAAAG GTGAAGTCGGTTATAAACGCCCTCTCTGGAGAAGAGTTAGACATGTTAAAAGTGGAGTTGGAGCAGCTCAAAGAAGCATTTTCATTAGCTGAATTTTATGATgatgaagaggaagagaagaaag GAGACGAAGATTTCACAAAGGAAATAACTGCGCTTTTCTTCGAACTGCAGGTCTCTGCCAAGCCAGACAAACTAGCCGTG GCAAGGAGATCTGCTCGTGAATGGATTGAAAGACTCAACGTGGAAGCTCcaaaagagggggaaatgagCGAAGAAAACCAACAGCTGGATTCAGGGGATGCTGACCAAGATGCTCAGACATCGGTAGAG GATATTCATGCCTTTGCCATTAGAAGTCTGGCTGAACTGACAGCCTACTCCATTGAAATGTTCCACAAAACTGCAGCATTGGTCCTACATGGTCAGAAGCAAGAGGTGTCAGCCACAGGCCGAGCCAAAGCCCTTTCACA AATGACTATTGTGCTGTGTAAAGAATTGTCTTCTCTATCTAAAGAGTTCACTACATGCTTAACAACTGCAGGG GTCAAAGAGAAGGCAGATGTGCTTAACCCATTAATCACTGGAGTGTTTTTGGAG gcTTCAAACAGTGCTTCGTATATACAAGATGCCTTCCAGCTACTCCTGCCTGTGCTACAGATCTCTCTGATCCAGACTCGAACTGAATTATCACAGCAGTGA
- the FAM114A2 gene encoding protein FAM114A2 isoform X2, with protein MAEKDGSESLKAGASQKDETGQRAEEAGSVQSSGREEDEPEPVALTRKRPEAKPSSEPITTGEPVDQALKVSDSTDASQTGWGYWGSWGKSLLSTASATVATVGQGISNVIEKAETSLGIPSPSEISSEAKVVTGGSQSSEASSTGGVEDSSSSPISGAFGVLSTLSTAVQSTGKSVISGGLDALEFIGKKTMDVIAEGDPGFKKTKGLMNRNSTLSQVLREAKEKEEQRTATEVTMATEKKAHYGLLFDEFQGLSHLEALEMLSRESDSKVKSVINALSGEELDMLKVELEQLKEAFSLAEFYDDEEEEKKGDEDFTKEITALFFELQVSAKPDKLAVARRSAREWIERLNVEAPKEGEMSEENQQLDSGDADQDAQTSVEDIHAFAIRSLAELTAYSIEMFHKTAALVLHGQKQEVSATGRAKALSQMTIVLCKELSSLSKEFTTCLTTAGASNSASYIQDAFQLLLPVLQISLIQTRTELSQQ; from the exons ATGGCTGAAAAAGATGGCAGTGAAAGTCTAAAGGCAGGTGCCTCCCAGAAGGATGAGACTGGCCAGAGAGCGGAGGAAGCTGGGTCCGTGCAGAGCAGCGGTAGGGAAGAGGATGAACCTGAACCTGTGGCTCTGACTCGGAAAAGACCCGAAGCCAAACCCTCCAGCGAGCCTATTACTACAGGAGAGCCAGTGGATCAAGCCCTGAAA GTATCTGATTCCACTGATGCCTCTCAGACGGGATGGGGATACtgggggagctggggaaagtcacttcTCTCCACTGCCTCGGCCACAGTAGCTACAGTAG GACAAGGTATTTCGAATGTCATCGAAAAAGCAGAGACGTCCCTTGGGATTCCCAGCCCTAGTGAAATCTCATCAGAGGCCAAAGTTGTTACAGGAG GAAGCCAGAGTTCTGAAGCAAGCAGTACAGGTGGAGTTGAGGACAGCAGTTCCTCGCCCATCAGTGGAGCTTTCGGAGTTTTATCCACTCTTTCTACAGCTGTTCAAAGCaca GGGAAAAGTGTTATTAGTGGAGGTTTGGATGCCTTGGAATTCATTGGAAAGAAGACAATGGATGTGATAGCTGAAGGAGACCCTGGATTCAAGAAAACAAAGGGCTTAATGAACAGGAATTCTACACTATCCCAG GTCTTGCGAGAGGcaaaggagaaagaagagcagcGGACAGCTACCGAGGTTACCATGGCTACTGAGAAGAAAGCCCATTATGGGTTACTCTTTGATGAGTTTCAGGGTCTTTCACATCTGGAAGCCTTGGAGATGCTTTCCAGAGAGAGTGATTCAAAG GTGAAGTCGGTTATAAACGCCCTCTCTGGAGAAGAGTTAGACATGTTAAAAGTGGAGTTGGAGCAGCTCAAAGAAGCATTTTCATTAGCTGAATTTTATGATgatgaagaggaagagaagaaag GAGACGAAGATTTCACAAAGGAAATAACTGCGCTTTTCTTCGAACTGCAGGTCTCTGCCAAGCCAGACAAACTAGCCGTG GCAAGGAGATCTGCTCGTGAATGGATTGAAAGACTCAACGTGGAAGCTCcaaaagagggggaaatgagCGAAGAAAACCAACAGCTGGATTCAGGGGATGCTGACCAAGATGCTCAGACATCGGTAGAG GATATTCATGCCTTTGCCATTAGAAGTCTGGCTGAACTGACAGCCTACTCCATTGAAATGTTCCACAAAACTGCAGCATTGGTCCTACATGGTCAGAAGCAAGAGGTGTCAGCCACAGGCCGAGCCAAAGCCCTTTCACA AATGACTATTGTGCTGTGTAAAGAATTGTCTTCTCTATCTAAAGAGTTCACTACATGCTTAACAACTGCAGGG gcTTCAAACAGTGCTTCGTATATACAAGATGCCTTCCAGCTACTCCTGCCTGTGCTACAGATCTCTCTGATCCAGACTCGAACTGAATTATCACAGCAGTGA